One stretch of Punica granatum isolate Tunisia-2019 chromosome 5, ASM765513v2, whole genome shotgun sequence DNA includes these proteins:
- the LOC116206936 gene encoding probable NAD(P)H dehydrogenase (quinone) FQR1-like 1 encodes MASTKVFIVYYSMYGHVARLAEEIKKGAESVEGVEAKLWQVPEMLPEDVLAKLSAPPKSDVPIISPDQLPEADGLIFGFPTRFGMMASQFKAFFDATGGLWRTQKLAGKPAGIFYSTGSQGGGQETTALTAITQLTHHGLIFVPIGYTFGAGMFEIQQPKGGSPYGAGTFAGDGSRQPTELELAQAFHQGKYFAGITKKLKQPAA; translated from the exons ATGGCGTCGACTAAGGTCTTCATTGT CTACTACTCCATGTACGGACATGTGGCTAGGCTCGCCGAAGAGATCAAGAAAGGCGCAGAATCGGTGGAGGGAGTCGAAGCCAAATTGTGGCAG GTTCCCGAGATGTTGCCTGAGGATGTTCTTGCTAAGCTGAGCGCTCCGCCGAAGAGTGACGTTCCCATCATTTCTCCTGATCAGCTCCCGGAAGCCGATGGGCTCATCTTTGGGTTTCCGACCCGATTCGGTATGATGGCCTCTCAGTTCAAGGCCTTCTTCGATGCAACCGGCGGGCTATGGAGGACCCAGAAGCTGGCTGGCAAGCCCGCGGGAATTTTCTACAGCACTGGATCCCAGGGCGGCGGACAAGAGACCACCGC GTTGACGGCAATAACCCAGCTGACTCACCATGGGCTGATATTTGTGCCGATTGGGTACACGTTTGGGGCTGGGATGTTTGAGATTCAACAGCCCAAGGGGGGGAGCCCTTATGGGGCCGGGACATTTGCCGGCGACGGTTCAAGGCAGCCAACCGAGCTCGAGCTCGCCCAAGCTTTCCACCAGGGCAAGTACTTTGCCGGCATCACCAAGAAGCTTAAACAACCTGCTGCTTAG